The following proteins are encoded in a genomic region of Pyrus communis chromosome 11, drPyrComm1.1, whole genome shotgun sequence:
- the LOC137707778 gene encoding YTH domain-containing protein ECT4-like isoform X4, which produces MAANQPQAPDRTSEEKPAEPDSMKEQPHVAKNERSVSPNPSPDAATIGLPREAAGQSGPFGSGGDHTVFPPNVYAPQAQTFYYRGYENGTGEWDEYSPYINTEGLEINSPGVYNENPSLVFHSGYGYNPQMPYGPYSPVTTPMPSVGGDAQLYSPQQYPFSGPPYYQQLGHPSMQYITSPTTVSQPELTTLVNIDQQGDNMLFGPRPGYHPPVGSFGRGNFPGNTGSQGFHDLQQGFDGFRSGGLWSDWPKPSDRHRSLTPFLPSVSPQPIGPLGSFGQNIGMASQQQRLMYGFGSGSNSYNRGYMPSGFNQGSGLGSAPFSSIGANNRGFLSLENSKRHVRGSGPICSCNAPVDILCEQNRGPRASKPKSQIMADSCVENTKHNASTTKVLDESFNRPDFVTDYKDAKFFIIKSYSEDNVHKSIKYGVWASTPNGNRKLDAAYREAKEMHGGCPVFLFFSVNASAQFCGVAEMIGPVDFDKSLDYWQQDKWSGQFPVKWHMIKDVPNSQFRHIILENNDNKPVTNSRDTQEVKLEQGIELLNIFKNYETDMSILDDFEFYEDRQKAMQERKARQQASLIAVGVVGENENKSTVQIPSDFIKHMSKSFAQVVCLDEGSQEPTTLSERASPASDGSIGARAKLEDAMPAPVPSTQTR; this is translated from the exons ATGGCGGCAAACCAACCGCAGGCTCCAGATCGTACTTCCG AAGAGAAACCTGCTGAACCAGATAGCATGAAGGAGCAG CCCCATGTCGCAAAAAATGAGAGGTCAGTTTCTCCTAATCCTTCTCCGGATGCTGCCACTATAGGTCTTCCAAGGGAGGCAGCAGGTCAATCGGGTCCTTTTGGTTCAGGTGGAGATCACACTGTTTTTCCACCTAATGTATATGCCCCTCAGGCCCAGACCTTCTACTATAGAG GTTATGAAAATGGAACTGGTGAGTGGGACGAATATTCTCCATACATCAACACTGAAGGATTGGAGATTAATTCTCCT GGTGTCTACAATGAGAATCCTTCTTTAGTCTTTCATTCTGGATATGGCTACAATCCACAAATGCCGTACGGTCCTTACTCCCCGGTTACAACACCAATGCCGTCCGTAGGTGGAGATGCACAGTTATATTCTCCCCAGCAATACCCATTTTCGGGACCGCCTTATTATCAGCAGCTTGGTCATCCTAGCATGCAATATATTACCTCACCTACCACAGTGTCACAACCAGAGCTCACCACCTTAGTTAATATCGATCAACAAGGTGACAATATGCTTTTTGGACCAAGGCCTGGTTATCATCCTCCAGTGGGATCTTTTGGTAGAGGCAATTTTCCTGGAAATACTGGTAGTCAGGGTTTTCATGACTTGCAGCAAGGATTTGATGGATTTAGATCTGGAGGCCTTTGGTCAGACTGGCCGAAACCCTCAGACAGGCACAGGTCTTTGACTCCCTTTTTGCCATCAGTATCTCCACAGCCAATTGGCCCATTGGGATCATTTGGGCAGAATATTGGAATG GCTTCTCAACAACAAAGGTTGATGTATGGGTTTGGGTCTGGTTCAAACTCTTATAACAGAGGCTACATGCCCAGTGGTTTTAATCAGGGATCTGGCCTTGGAAGTGCACCATTTTCTAGCATTGGAGCTAACAATCGCGGCTTTCTATCATTAGAAAATAGCAAGCGGCATGTGAGGGGCAGTGGTCCTATATGCAGTTGCAATGCCCCCGTTGATATTCTTTGTGAGCAGAATCGAGGCCCGAGGGCCTCAAAGCCAAAGAGTCAAATCATGGCTGATAGCTGTGTGGAGAACACCAAACATAACGCTTCTACAACCAAGGTCCTTGATGAATCATTCAACAGGCCTGATTTTGTAACAGACTACAAAGATGCTAAGTTCTTCATTATCAAGTCATATAGTGAAGATAATGTTCACAAGAGCATCAAATATGGTGTCTGGGCCAGCACGCCAAATGGTAACAGAAAGTTGGATGCTGCATATCGTGAAGCTAAGGAGATGCATGGTGGCTGCCctgtttttctcttcttttcg GTGAATGCTAGTGCTCAGTTCTGTGGGGTGGCTGAAATGATTGGACCTGTTGATTTTGACAAGAGTCTGGATTACTGGCAGCAAGACAAATGGAGCGGCCAGTTTCCTGTGAAGTGGCATATGATTAAAGACGTTCCCAACAGTCAGTTTCGTCACATCATTCTTGAAAATAATGACAACAAGCCTGTAACCAACAGCCGAGATACTCAAGAG GTAAAATTGGAGCAGGGAATTGAGTTGTTGAATATCTTCAAGAATTATGAAACAGATATGTCGATTCTAGATGATTTCGAATTTTATGAAGACCGGCAGAAAGCAATGCAAGAGCGTAAGGCCAGACAGCAAGCCAGCCTGATTGCGGTTGGTGTGGTTGGAGaaaatgagaacaaaagtaCTGTTCAAATCCCCAGTGATTTCATCAAGCACATGTCCAAGAGTTTTGCTCAAGTCGTCTGCTTGGATGAGGGCAGTCAAGAACCTACTACCCTTTCCGAAAGAGCTAGTCCTGCTTCCGACGGCTCCATTGGTGCCAGAGCAAAACTTGAAGATGCGATGCCAGCTCCTGTTCCTTCCACTCAGACCCGTTAG